GGCAAGGTGTTGGGGCTGGTCGGACTGGGCGAGATAGCCCATCGGGTGGCCAAACGGGCGATGGCCTTCGGCATGCGTGTCATCGGCTACGACCCCTACGTTACCCCCTTTGACTTTCCGGTTGCGGAAACGGGGGTGAAGCGGGTCGACTTTTCCGAGCTGTTGCAATCCGCTGATTTCGTCAGTCTACACGTTCCTCTAAACGATGAAACCCGCCATCTCTTTTCTTGGTCCGAATTTCGGCAGATGAAGCCCACCGCCTGGATCATCAACTCTTCCCGGGGTGGGGTGATCCATGAGGGTGATTTGGCTGCTGCCCTGGAACATGGAATGATTGGAGGAGCGGTGTTGGACGTATTGGAAAAAGAACCTGTCTCCCCTGAACATCCGCTCCTCGGTCACGATCGCGTGGTGTTTACTCCGCACATCGCAGGATTGACGCAAGAGGCACAAGTCCGCACGTCCCATCTGGTGGCGGAAGAAGTGATTCGGGTTCTTTCCGGTCAACCTTCCCTTTATTCCATTTGACCTCAAAATCTATTAAAAGGTTCAGAGGAGTGTCCGCATGCGTGAAAACCGATACCGGTCCGAGGATTTGGAACGTTTTGCGAGGGCGGTGTTGGTCTCCTTGAGAGTGCCCGAACGGGATGCGGAGCTGGTGAGCGATTCCCTGATCCGGTCCAATCTGGCGGGCATCGACAGCCACGGGATCAGCAGGCTGACGAT
This is a stretch of genomic DNA from Planifilum fimeticola. It encodes these proteins:
- a CDS encoding hydroxyacid dehydrogenase, with translation MGNLQIIVSEVIWPEGLKRLREYADVFYDPHLWRRKKELAERLQRADALVVRNQTRVDVALLDEAKHLKVIGRLGVGVDNIDLRAARSRGIAVVYGRNANATSVAEYVMAAILHCSRRLFAADRDVRAGGWDRSRFGGNEIFGKVLGLVGLGEIAHRVAKRAMAFGMRVIGYDPYVTPFDFPVAETGVKRVDFSELLQSADFVSLHVPLNDETRHLFSWSEFRQMKPTAWIINSSRGGVIHEGDLAAALEHGMIGGAVLDVLEKEPVSPEHPLLGHDRVVFTPHIAGLTQEAQVRTSHLVAEEVIRVLSGQPSLYSI